TCGCCCCAAAGAGTCGTTCAAGATCCCATGTTCACGCGTTGTGCCGTCGTCTTCCCGCTCGTGATCTTCACGCTGATGGACTTTGACGCGGCGCCCTTGCGTCGCAGGGACACCCCGTAGTTCCCTGGGGCAAGCGAGGCACGCACGACGGGCGAGGGCCCCAGGTTACGGCCGTTTGCGCTCACGCTGTCGCAAGCCGGGTCACACACCACGGTGAGGAAGCCGGGGGCGGTGGACGCCGCGGGCGTCTCCTCCTTCTTCGGCAGCGGACCAGGCACCCGAGCGGGAGCCGAGGTCGGCGTTCCGGCGGCCGTCGGTGCCTCCGGCTTCTTTTCCTCGGGGAGAGAAGTCGGGTCCAACGTTTCGCCCTCAGGAGCGGCGGTAGCGGTGGCGGTCGCTGTTGCCGTTGCAGCCGGCTCCGCCGTCGCAACAGGAGGCGGCGTGGTAGGCGCCGTGGGAGCTTGCACGGTCGCGACGGTGGGCACAGGCGCCGGCGCCGGCTTTTCAAGCACCTTCAACACCACGAGCGCCGTGAGCGCCAACGCTGCGAGCGTCGTCGTCGCGGCGATGACGGCGATCATCAACGAGCGCGAGTCCTTCTGCGGAGGCGGCTGCGAGTAGATGACCTGCGGAGCAGCCTGCTGCACTGCCGCTGGCGCCGGGGTGGGAGCCATCTGAGCCGGCGGCGGTTCCGATACGACCACGGGAGCGGCGGGCTGCGGCGCCGGCTGGTAGCTCTTTGGCGGAACGTGGACCGCAGTCGAAATGGACGCCGTGTTCAGGTCCTCGTCGTTGAGGTCCATCGGGCTGTCCATGATGCGAGTGACCGCATCGTCGTCTTCATCGTAGCTGTGAAAGCCCGCGTGCTGCACGGGAGGCTGTGGCGCCGGCGCCGAGTAGCTGGGAATCACCTGTGTCTTGGCTGGAGCCGGACGCGGAGGCGGCGGAGGCGGAGCACCAAGGCCTAGCTGAGTGCGCTTCGGAGAGTTCATGGCGGAATCTGGCTGGGGCTGAGAGGATGGCCCTTCCAAGGGGTAGCCTGGAAGTGCCTGTGGAGGCGGCACCGTTGGCGGCCGTCCAGCTGCTGGCCGAGGTGCTGCGAGGGGTTGAGTCGCCCCAAAGGGGCGCATGGCACTGGCCGCCGCAAACGCGGGGCCCGATACGGGAGTGGAACTGGGAATCGCCTGACGCGTGGGTTGAGAGGGCCGCCGCGCGGAAACATCTGAGGGAGCCGGAGTTGCGCTGATCGGGGGCAAGCGTGCGCCTGGGCTCGCGAGCGCAGTGGATGTCTTCAGGGGCCCCGGCTGGCCGGGCACTGACTGCACGTCGCTCTCCAGCGTCAGCAGGCTCACCTCGTCCAAGTTGCCAGCAGAGGGCCGCTCCAGCTTGTCTAGGCTGATGGTCTGAGTGACCTCTGCTGCCCACTGGAGATGCGCCTCGCGCTTCTCGTAGCGATCGGCGAGCACCTGCTTCATGTAGCCGCCGATTTCGTCGGCGCCGATGAACTGCCCCGTCTTCATCAGGTACTGCTGCAGCGCTCGGGAGAGCTCACGAGCCGTCTGGAAACGGCGGTTCTTGTCCTTCGCCAGCGCGCGCATGACGATCGACTCGAGCTCCACCGGGTAGTTCGCGACGATGCTCGATGGCGACGGCACGATGCACGCCTGGACACGCTCGAGGGTGTCCAAATCGTTATCCATGCGGAATAGACGACGCCCGGTGGTGATCTCCCAGATCACGACGCCCAGCGCGAATACGTCGGTGCGCCGATCGACATCCTCACCCCGCACCTGCTCCGGGCTCATGTAGGCGAGCTTGCCCTTCAGGGTCCCGGCGCGCGTCTTGGTCATGCGGTCAGTGACCTTGGCAACGCCAAAGTCCACGACCTTTACGCTCCCGTCGTAGGTCACGAACAGGTTGTGTGGCGTCACATCGCGGTGGACGAGACCGAGCGTTTTGCCGTGCTTGTCCGCCAACTCGTGGGCGGCGTGGAGGCCCTCCGCGGCATCGGCCACGATCCGCGCCACCATCGCGTGGCTCATTGCGGGGCCGCCCCCCTCATCGAGCACGCGCATGACCTCCCTCAGAGGTTCGCCGTGCAGGTACTCCATCGCGATCCAGTAGCTGTCGCGGTGGGTACCAAGGTCAAAGACCTGAGCTACGTTTGGATGAGTGATCCGCGCGGCAATGCGCGCCTCATCCAGAAACATGGAGATGAAAGTCTGGTCTTCCGCCAGGTGCTTGTGGATGCGCTTGATAGCCACCCACTTTTGGAAGCCGCCAGGGCCATCTGCACGCGCCAGATGCACGGAGGCCATTCCACCGACGCCGATCTCATCGACAACGCGGTAGCGCCCCAGAAAGTAGGTCCCACCTGAGGGGAACGAGGGTTCACTGTATTCGAGACGCGAGTCACTCTCCGACCCGGAGAGCCGGGGCGCACGTGGAGGCCGAGGCGCAGGGCCAGGGCTCATTGCCAAGCCGGCGCTCCAACGCTGACATCATCGGACGGCCGCGTTGCAAAGAACACCACCGCAGCGGTCGCTACGATGGCCACGCCGCCGGCAATCCAGGGCACGGGCCCTGAGAAGATGCCTCCCTCGTCCTTCTTCTTGTCCTTCTTCTTGTTCGCGAAGGGATCCTCTTTGCCCCAGCTTCCGCTGGCAGGCGCCGCGCCGGTCGAGCGCTCCCCTTCGACCTTGATCTTCAGGCTCTCGGCGACCCACGCGTTGTCCTTGCTGTCCATCCCCGCGACTCGAACCTTCAGACGCGCGCCACGCTCCGCAACCTTGGGCGGAAACTTGAAGGTGAGCTTGCCGGATGAATCGAGCTTCTTGCGCCACTTCTTGCCAGTCA
This sequence is a window from Polyangiaceae bacterium. Protein-coding genes within it:
- a CDS encoding protein kinase, with amino-acid sequence MSPGPAPRPPRAPRLSGSESDSRLEYSEPSFPSGGTYFLGRYRVVDEIGVGGMASVHLARADGPGGFQKWVAIKRIHKHLAEDQTFISMFLDEARIAARITHPNVAQVFDLGTHRDSYWIAMEYLHGEPLREVMRVLDEGGGPAMSHAMVARIVADAAEGLHAAHELADKHGKTLGLVHRDVTPHNLFVTYDGSVKVVDFGVAKVTDRMTKTRAGTLKGKLAYMSPEQVRGEDVDRRTDVFALGVVIWEITTGRRLFRMDNDLDTLERVQACIVPSPSSIVANYPVELESIVMRALAKDKNRRFQTARELSRALQQYLMKTGQFIGADEIGGYMKQVLADRYEKREAHLQWAAEVTQTISLDKLERPSAGNLDEVSLLTLESDVQSVPGQPGPLKTSTALASPGARLPPISATPAPSDVSARRPSQPTRQAIPSSTPVSGPAFAAASAMRPFGATQPLAAPRPAAGRPPTVPPPQALPGYPLEGPSSQPQPDSAMNSPKRTQLGLGAPPPPPPRPAPAKTQVIPSYSAPAPQPPVQHAGFHSYDEDDDAVTRIMDSPMDLNDEDLNTASISTAVHVPPKSYQPAPQPAAPVVVSEPPPAQMAPTPAPAAVQQAAPQVIYSQPPPQKDSRSLMIAVIAATTTLAALALTALVVLKVLEKPAPAPVPTVATVQAPTAPTTPPPVATAEPAATATATATATAAPEGETLDPTSLPEEKKPEAPTAAGTPTSAPARVPGPLPKKEETPAASTAPGFLTVVCDPACDSVSANGRNLGPSPVVRASLAPGNYGVSLRRKGAASKSISVKITSGKTTAQRVNMGS